The proteins below are encoded in one region of Ereboglobus luteus:
- a CDS encoding HPr family phosphocarrier protein, which produces MENTETSSSATASPLVKELVVQNKMGIHARPAAMIVRITNKYKADVFMEKDGEQVNGKSIMGLMMLAAGKGSKIKFTASGADAQQMLVELEQLFARKFDEA; this is translated from the coding sequence ATGGAAAATACAGAAACGTCATCATCCGCGACCGCCAGCCCGCTGGTAAAAGAGCTCGTCGTGCAGAACAAAATGGGCATTCACGCCCGTCCTGCCGCCATGATTGTGCGTATCACGAACAAATATAAGGCCGATGTGTTCATGGAAAAGGACGGCGAGCAGGTGAACGGCAAAAGCATCATGGGCCTCATGATGCTTGCCGCGGGCAAAGGCTCGAAGATCAAGTTCACCGCCAGTGGCGCCGACGCCCAGCAAATGCTCGTCGAGCTCGAGCAGCTCTTCGCCCGCAAGTTCGACGAGGCCTAA
- the kdsB gene encoding 3-deoxy-manno-octulosonate cytidylyltransferase: MFPDVAIIVPCRLESTRFPRKLLHEIKRKPLILWVAERIASEAPELPLFFAVDDPLLTKPLETSGFKTILTSVEHQSGTDRIAEANTTVRAKRIVNVQADEPLVTGAQIRTLAELIAGPVDMATLATPFTRAADFANPNQVKVVVRNDGRALYFSRSPMPYARDRAGQVDDAWVAANPCYRHLGLYAYKAELLERFATLPPGRMEQIEKLEQLRVLENGYEIAVGFTKDASIGVDTPEDAEKFEQVLG, from the coding sequence ATGTTCCCTGATGTCGCAATCATCGTCCCCTGCCGACTCGAATCGACGCGGTTTCCGCGCAAGCTTTTGCATGAAATAAAACGTAAACCCTTGATATTGTGGGTCGCGGAACGAATCGCCAGCGAGGCTCCGGAACTGCCCCTCTTTTTTGCCGTGGACGACCCGTTACTCACAAAACCTCTTGAGACATCAGGATTTAAAACAATTCTGACAAGCGTGGAACACCAAAGCGGCACTGACCGCATCGCCGAGGCAAACACCACCGTGCGCGCCAAGCGCATCGTGAATGTGCAGGCCGACGAACCGCTGGTGACGGGCGCGCAGATTCGCACACTGGCGGAGTTGATCGCCGGACCGGTGGACATGGCGACACTTGCGACGCCGTTCACACGCGCGGCGGACTTTGCAAATCCGAACCAAGTGAAGGTCGTGGTGCGCAATGACGGGCGCGCGCTGTATTTTTCACGCTCGCCGATGCCGTATGCGCGAGACCGGGCGGGACAGGTCGATGATGCGTGGGTGGCTGCGAACCCGTGTTACCGGCATCTCGGCCTCTACGCCTACAAGGCGGAATTGCTGGAACGGTTTGCTACCCTGCCTCCGGGCCGGATGGAGCAGATCGAAAAGCTGGAGCAACTGCGCGTGCTCGAAAACGGCTACGAAATCGCGGTCGGTTTCACGAAGGACGCAAGCATCGGCGTGGACACGCCGGAGGACGCGGAAAAGTTCGAGCAGGTTCTCGGCTGA
- a CDS encoding acyl-[acyl-carrier-protein] thioesterase, whose amino-acid sequence MFSITETVTPSRTGEDCRLKFVSALRMMQDCSELWLDSEPAYRDYFRANNIAQLLVSRQVDVLRVPRIKEKLTITTGVFGCAGAFGHRNTIIYDESGAPCYATWCVGAFVNLNTGRMSKIPAEVVNSLVIDAKYGMEYLDRKITVPAGESASHAPVEVLRDDIDYNRHMNNAQYARIAAELLPPSFEIKRFRVEYKIPAKLGETLHPQTLATENGCVYTQLKNKSGLSHAVLEFCDR is encoded by the coding sequence ATGTTTAGTATTACAGAAACCGTGACTCCGAGCCGGACGGGTGAAGACTGCCGGCTGAAATTTGTTTCCGCGCTCCGAATGATGCAGGATTGCTCGGAACTGTGGCTCGATTCCGAGCCCGCATACAGGGATTATTTTCGCGCCAACAACATCGCGCAGCTGCTCGTCTCGAGGCAGGTCGATGTGTTGCGCGTTCCCCGCATCAAGGAAAAGCTGACCATCACAACCGGCGTGTTTGGCTGCGCGGGCGCGTTCGGGCATCGCAATACGATCATATATGATGAATCCGGCGCGCCCTGTTATGCCACATGGTGTGTTGGGGCGTTCGTAAACCTCAACACGGGGCGCATGTCCAAAATACCGGCGGAGGTTGTGAACTCGCTGGTTATCGATGCAAAATACGGCATGGAATACCTCGACCGGAAAATAACCGTTCCCGCCGGGGAGTCTGCAAGCCACGCGCCGGTGGAGGTGCTCAGGGATGACATCGATTACAACCGCCACATGAACAACGCGCAGTATGCGCGCATCGCCGCCGAGTTGCTGCCGCCTTCGTTTGAGATTAAAAGATTCAGGGTTGAATACAAAATCCCCGCCAAGCTCGGCGAAACCCTGCATCCGCAAACCCTGGCGACTGAAAACGGTTGCGTATACACGCAGCTAAAAAACAAATCGGGGCTGAGCCACGCGGTGCTGGAGTTTTGCGACCGGTAA
- a CDS encoding T3SS (YopN, CesT) and YbjN peptide-binding chaperone 1 has translation MSSQTPHRRTREELQKLYMDALEQQGYRPELDQDGDVRFRHEGNSYFIEVREDDPMFFRVVMPNFWDIESPKERARIIEAANITCSDIKVAKVFIVRNDTWCAVELFLPEQELFAPILQRCLIAIRAAVNTFTEHMRSQPKPPPLPGADDDDDDDDFS, from the coding sequence ATGTCTTCGCAAACACCACATCGCCGCACCCGTGAGGAACTCCAGAAGCTCTACATGGACGCGCTCGAGCAACAAGGCTACCGCCCCGAGCTGGACCAGGACGGCGACGTGCGTTTTCGCCACGAGGGCAACAGCTACTTTATCGAGGTGCGCGAGGATGACCCGATGTTTTTCCGCGTCGTCATGCCTAACTTCTGGGACATCGAATCGCCCAAGGAGCGCGCGCGCATCATCGAGGCGGCCAACATCACCTGCAGCGACATCAAGGTCGCCAAGGTCTTTATCGTGCGCAACGACACCTGGTGCGCCGTCGAGCTGTTTTTGCCCGAACAGGAGCTTTTCGCCCCCATCCTCCAACGCTGCCTCATCGCAATCCGCGCCGCCGTCAACACCTTCACCGAGCACATGCGCAGCCAGCCGAAACCGCCGCCCCTGCCCGGCGCCGACGATGACGACGACGATGATGACTTCAGCTAA
- the pdxH gene encoding pyridoxamine 5'-phosphate oxidase: protein MPDTDNNDPIALFKKWQDDAAQTKTCDPTAMAVATTDAQGRPSVRMVLLKALDERGFVFYTNLDSPKVADLRAHPRAALCFHWHAIDRQVRVEGPVEPVTDAEADAYFATRARLSQIGAWASKQSRPMDGYWELEKAVAATLLRFPIGSVPRPANWSGFRVKPLRIEFWWQKPFRHHQRFAYERPSTDVSWGKEQWLYP from the coding sequence ATGCCCGACACCGACAACAACGATCCGATCGCGCTTTTTAAAAAATGGCAGGACGACGCCGCGCAGACCAAAACCTGCGACCCGACGGCCATGGCGGTTGCCACGACCGACGCGCAGGGTCGCCCGTCCGTGCGCATGGTGCTGCTCAAGGCGCTCGATGAGCGCGGGTTTGTTTTCTACACCAACCTCGACAGTCCGAAGGTCGCCGACTTGCGCGCGCATCCCCGCGCCGCGCTTTGTTTTCACTGGCACGCAATCGACCGGCAGGTGCGCGTCGAGGGGCCGGTCGAGCCGGTGACCGACGCCGAGGCGGACGCGTATTTCGCCACTCGCGCGCGGCTCAGCCAGATCGGCGCGTGGGCCTCGAAACAATCGAGGCCGATGGACGGTTATTGGGAGCTTGAAAAAGCGGTCGCCGCCACGCTGCTGCGTTTTCCAATCGGCTCGGTGCCGCGCCCGGCAAACTGGTCCGGTTTTCGTGTGAAGCCGTTGCGCATCGAGTTTTGGTGGCAAAAACCCTTCCGCCATCACCAGCGCTTTGCCTACGAGCGCCCCTCGACCGACGTATCTTGGGGCAAGGAGCAATGGCTGTATCCATAA
- a CDS encoding DUF1266 domain-containing protein, with translation MPLLQIAITIPDSVTPYIAAFIITVTASYFFFVKILPALQGRPSPIREADDEEDDDEHDDGEEDDDEDCMIYYNDDPDVALPPEQYKKLSLGAIYSEQQKAWLNTLDTGLPKKEVRRVVGEWWGIAGVDDAASTLDYLRDKGFRHYFPVVMRAYREPAAEQKRIVAAAFPDCEEDREKTLAQISHLNETLDELVEDGVIDSTASASIERYGVAGWDCGRLVYLARLCREMRYINDEQTWNYIEAAHQIAGQTFGSWKEYAKSYVIGRALWGGADCDNSDIAEIADYLLEDEDSPWVQMPW, from the coding sequence ATGCCCCTGCTGCAAATTGCCATCACCATCCCCGACTCGGTCACACCATACATCGCGGCGTTCATCATTACGGTCACGGCGAGTTATTTTTTCTTCGTCAAAATACTTCCCGCGCTGCAAGGCCGCCCGAGCCCCATTCGCGAAGCCGACGATGAAGAGGATGACGACGAGCATGATGACGGCGAGGAGGACGACGACGAGGATTGCATGATTTATTACAACGATGATCCCGATGTCGCGCTGCCGCCCGAACAGTATAAAAAACTTTCCCTCGGCGCGATTTACAGCGAGCAACAAAAGGCGTGGCTGAACACCCTCGACACCGGCCTTCCCAAAAAAGAAGTCCGGCGCGTTGTCGGCGAATGGTGGGGAATCGCGGGCGTTGATGATGCGGCGTCCACGCTCGATTACCTGCGCGACAAGGGATTTCGCCATTATTTTCCCGTCGTGATGCGCGCCTATCGCGAACCCGCCGCGGAGCAAAAACGCATCGTCGCGGCCGCGTTTCCCGACTGCGAGGAGGATCGCGAAAAAACGCTGGCTCAAATTTCCCACCTCAACGAAACGCTTGATGAGCTCGTGGAGGATGGCGTGATCGACTCGACGGCGAGCGCGAGCATCGAGCGCTACGGAGTCGCCGGATGGGATTGCGGGCGGCTTGTGTATCTGGCGCGACTGTGCCGCGAGATGCGTTACATCAACGACGAGCAAACTTGGAATTACATTGAGGCCGCCCACCAAATTGCGGGACAAACCTTCGGCTCGTGGAAAGAATACGCGAAGAGTTATGTGATCGGCCGCGCGCTCTGGGGCGGCGCCGATTGCGACAACAGCGACATTGCCGAGATCGCCGATTATTTGCTCGAGGACGAGGACAGCCCGTGGGTGCAAATGCCGTGGTGA
- a CDS encoding phosphatase PAP2 family protein, with the protein MSQPSNSSRARDGVANRSAGLSRIVLATAIATVVLLAPALAAWIAGWQWTPENKSWVPAAVLLTDTAGFPFAIATCGALAALFVLLIKPSWPRGALMVVLLCAAAVCGGQIVKTVLKNSFQEPRPYVEWLAQNHGLKSEQFYAMMRGGRAEWLRENIAADPRVPEALRKHWEAKTGYSFPSGHTAFVAVWALLGVTLLWRRGWGGRVCCCALVAWALLVESTRLALGMHWPGDVAAGVLLSWVVVAGLAAVCRNRMTPPAGRAGS; encoded by the coding sequence GTGTCCCAGCCTTCCAACTCATCACGCGCCCGTGACGGTGTCGCAAATCGATCCGCCGGTTTGTCGCGAATCGTCCTCGCGACCGCAATCGCAACGGTCGTGCTGCTTGCTCCCGCGCTGGCGGCATGGATTGCCGGCTGGCAGTGGACGCCCGAAAATAAATCGTGGGTTCCCGCGGCGGTGCTTCTGACGGACACCGCGGGGTTTCCCTTCGCGATCGCGACATGCGGGGCGCTGGCGGCATTGTTTGTCTTGTTGATCAAGCCGTCGTGGCCGCGCGGCGCGCTCATGGTTGTGTTGTTGTGCGCGGCGGCGGTTTGCGGCGGCCAAATCGTCAAGACGGTGTTGAAGAATTCATTTCAGGAACCGCGTCCGTATGTCGAATGGCTTGCGCAAAATCACGGGCTGAAAAGCGAGCAGTTTTACGCGATGATGCGCGGCGGGCGCGCGGAATGGTTGCGGGAAAACATCGCCGCCGACCCGCGAGTGCCTGAAGCGCTGCGCAAACATTGGGAGGCGAAAACGGGGTATTCGTTTCCCTCGGGGCACACGGCCTTTGTCGCAGTATGGGCGTTGCTGGGCGTGACGTTGTTGTGGAGGCGAGGGTGGGGCGGGCGAGTGTGTTGCTGCGCCCTGGTTGCATGGGCGCTGCTTGTGGAAAGCACGCGCCTTGCGCTCGGCATGCACTGGCCCGGCGATGTGGCGGCGGGTGTGTTGCTGAGCTGGGTTGTTGTTGCGGGTCTTGCCGCGGTTTGCCGAAATCGCATGACGCCGCCCGCGGGACGCGCCGGATCTTGA